TGTACGGCTGACCCGAATGCGTGCTCGACGACGAGATGTTCACGATGCGGCCCCAGCCCGCTTCGATCATGTCCGGAAGCACCGCCTGGATGCAGTGGAAGACGCCGTTGAGGTTGACGTCGATGACGCGCTGCCAGTCGTCGAACTTCAACTCCGTGAAGCGCTTGAACTTCTCGAGCCCGGCGGCGTTGACGAGCACCGTGACGGGACCCAGTTGAGCGCGGATCGCCGTCAGCGCCTCCTCGACCGCGACGCGGTCGGTGACGTCGGCGACGAAGGCGTGTCGCTCATCCGACGGGTTGAGGTCGATCGTCGCCACATCCAACCCGTCGGCGCGCAACCGTCTTGCAACGGCAGCCCCGATGCCGGAGCCGCCACCCGTAACAACCGCGGTCTTCACACGCAGGCCTCAGTTATCAAGAACCGTCCTTCCGATTATGAGAACCGTACTCTCGTCGCATGCAATACCGCAAGACAATCGAGCAACAGCGTTCGCACTGGTGAGACGTTGGCGGGACGATTGTCTTACCCCTCTTCGCAGGCAGGGGCAGTTCCGTACATCTGCTTGAGTTCTCTGTATGCGAATGTATGATTCGCCGGTGATGAGAATGAAGTTTTCATCACACTGCGAAGAACACTGAGGAGGATCGTGCAGGAAACGCCAACCATCTCAAGTGACGCAGCCAGTGCCGGTACGGCTGATCGGCACCTCCTGATCGACGGCAAGCTGCTCGACATCCAACGGACGTTTCCTTCACTCAATCCCGCGACCGGCGAGGTGCTCGGTCATGCGCCCGACGCCACCGTCGCCGACGCCCAGGCCGCCGTGGCCGCCGCGCGACGCGCGTTCGACG
The genomic region above belongs to Mycobacterium sp. 3519A and contains:
- a CDS encoding SDR family NAD(P)-dependent oxidoreductase — encoded protein: MKTAVVTGGGSGIGAAVARRLRADGLDVATIDLNPSDERHAFVADVTDRVAVEEALTAIRAQLGPVTVLVNAAGLEKFKRFTELKFDDWQRVIDVNLNGVFHCIQAVLPDMIEAGWGRIVNISSSSTHSGQPYMAPYVAAKSAVNGLTKSLALEYGPAGITVNAVPPGFIDTPMLRKSAERGYLVIDKNIESTPVRRMGRPEDIAAACAFLISEEAGYITGQILGVNGGRNT